A segment of the Sulfurovum indicum genome:
TTGCATAAGTTATTCACATTAAGGTTTCACACTTTATGAACAATGTGAAAATCTATGACAGCAGGCAGGCAGTAAAAGATGAACATCGGACAGAAAGTACTCTTTGAACTCAAAAAAGAGATCTCTGAAACAGAGTATGAACGTTATATCAAAAAACTGGTATATGATACCAAGCGTTCACGCAGCAACATCGCCTACTTCAATGCTCCGAATATGCTCGTTGCAAAATGGGTTAAAACAAAATATGCTGATAAACTTGCCCATCTTTTTGAACTTCAAAATGAGCTTAAGCCTGAGATCGAGATCACAGTTGGCAAACAGAAAAGTAAACAGAGCAGCAGTGTCATACCCAAACAGAGCAGTGAAAAAAGCCATTCAAAAAGTACTTATCTCAATCCTTCACTCACATTTGAGAGCTTCATCGTGGGAGAGTCCAACCAATTCGCCTATACTACAGCCAAAGCCGTTGCAGAAAAGCCCGGAAGGCTTTATAATCCGCTCTTTATCTATGGAGGTGTAGGATTGGGGAAAACCCACCTGCTCCAGGCAATCGGGAACTACCATGTAGCTCTTGGAAATACCGTCATATATACCACACTCGAGCAGTTTATGAACTCCTTTACTTCCCATCTTCGTTCACAGACAATGGACCGTTTCAGAGACAAATTCAGAGATTGTGATCTCCTTTTGATCGATGATATACAGTTCCTTTCCAGAAAAGAGCAGACGCAGGAGGAGTTCTTTCATACCTTCAACGAACTTCACAATGCCAACAAACAGATCGTCATGACAGCAGACAGACCTCCAAACAAAATTGCAGGACTGGTTGACAGACTGCGTACCCGTTTTGAATGGGGAATGATGGCGGACATTCAACCACCGGGACTTGAAACCAAAATAGCCATTATCCAGAAAAAGTGTGAACTCGACGGTATCAGACTCTCCAATGAAGTTGTCAATTTCATTGCCACCAATATGGGTGACAATATCCGTGAAATCGAAGGTACCATCATACGTATCAATGCCCTTGCTTCTATGCTGAACCAGGAGATCAATCTTGATTTTGCACAAAATGCCATCAAAGACCAGCTTAAAGAGAAAAAAGAGAGTGTGACCATAGATGATATTGTCAAGATCGTCTCACGTGAACTCAATATCAAGCCCTCTGATATCAAATCGAAAAAACGCACCAGCAGTGTTGTCAATGCCAGACGTACGGCCATCTATCTTGCACGTAACCTTACACCCAATTCTATGCCGCAGATCGCTCTCTATTTCGGTATGAAAGACCACAGTGCGATTTCACATGCAATGAAAAAAATCGATGAAATCATCGAAAACGACGAGAACTTCAAAGTACTTTTGGAAGAACTCTCCAATAAAATCCATACCGATACCCAGCAAAGTGAATAAAAGTTAAAAAACTGTACTAAAAACTTGAATAAAAAAAAGATATAATTATACACAGTGAACAGATGTGAAGATCCCAAGTTTCAAAAAAGAGGCAAAAACATCGGTAATTCGGTCATTTGCAGCGTTTTTCACAATTTCATGTTGAACTACTGCTATATACTAAATTATTAAAAAATAAGGAGAGTCAATGAAGATTAAAGCACAAAAGCAGATTATTGAATCTATTCTCATTAATCTACAGCCTTTTTTAGAAAAGAAAGATGCCAGTCAGATCACCTCACATATTCTTTTTCAGTCACAGGGAGAAAAGTGCATTGTTAAAGCAACAGACAGTGAGATTGGTCTGAGTATCACAACAGATCAGATTTTTATTGAATCAGAGGGTACTTTTACAGCCAACGGTAAAAAACTGCTGGATATCATTCGTATTCTCAAAGATGATGAAATTGTACTTGAACTTCTTGATGATACTTTAGTAATCAAACAAAAGCACTCTAAATTCAAATTACCGACGTTTGATCCCAACAGCTATCCTTCATTTCCAACTGTTGATGAAAAACCCCGTATCACACTTGACTCTCTCAGTCTAATCCAAAATCTAAAAAAGATCTCTCCGGCTATTGATACCAACAATCCCAAATTTGAACTTAACGGTGCTTTGATCAATATTAAAAATGATTCAACAGATCTTGTAGGTACAGATACAAGAAGATTGGCTATCGCCACTATTGAAAGTTCAAACAGTGAAACCCTCTCTTTAATTGTTCCTAAAAAAGCGATTCTTGAGATACAAAAGCTTTTCCTTGACCAAATTGATATCTTTTTTGACGAAACCAATTTGATCATTGCCAATGACAACAATTTTTTCTATACCCGTTTAATTAACGGAAAATTCCCTGACTACCAGAGAATTGTTCCTTCCAGTATCAAACACAGTGTCAAACTTCCTAAAAAAGAGATGATTGATGCCATTAAAATGATCACTACTATTTCCCAGGAAATAAAAATGACCCTGCTTTCAGATGTAATTATTTTCAATTCACTGAGTGCAGATAATGTTGAAGCAAAAACAGAAATAGAACTCTCTACGGGACTCAATGAAAAATTTGAGATCTCTTTCAACAGCAGATATATTCTTGATTTTCTCTCTCAGGTTGACAAGAACGAATTTTTGATGGAGTTTAATGAACCAAGTCTTCCGTTCATTGTCAAAGATGAGAATTTCATTACAATTATTATGCCGATCGTTGCATAAATTAGGGGATAAAGTTAAATGAGTGAAATAATGACAAAATATATTTTTGTTACCGGAGGTGTACTCAGCTCTCTTGGAAAAGGGATTACAGCTGCAAGTATCGGAACTTTGTTAAAACATACAGGACTTAGAATAGGTGTACTAAAACTCGATCCGTATATCAACGTTGATCCCGGAACAATGTCACCGCTTGAACATGGAGAAGTATTCGTTACCAAAGATGGTGCAGAAACGGATCTTGACCTGGGACACTATGAGCGCTTTTTGGATACTTCTTTGACACATAACAACAACTTTACTACAGGACAGGTTTACAAAACTGTTATTGAAAATGAACGTAAAGGACAGTATCTGGGGAAAACGATTCAAGTGGTCCCGCATATTGTAAATGAGATCAAAGAACGTATTATCCGTGCAGGTATAGGAAAAGATATTCTTATTGTGGAACTTGGTGGGACTACAGGAGATATTGAAGGACTTCCGTTTCTTGAAACAATCCGCCAGATGAAGCATGAACTGGGTAAGACCAATGTTATGAATATCCATGTAACACTGCTTCCGTACATTAAAGCTGCCGGAGAGCTCAAAACCAAACCGACGCAACACTCCGTACAGGAGCTTAGACGTATCGGTATCGCACCGCATATGCTGGTTCTTCGTGCAGAAGTACCTGTCGATTCTGAAGTTAAAAGAAAGATCGCCTACAGTTGTGATGTGGATGAAGATTCTGTTATCGTAGCAGAAGATGCAAAAACAATTTATGAAGTGCCGTTAAATTTTCTGAAGCAGGATATTCTTACACCGATATGCAAACAGTTGGAACTTGAAAACTGTAAACCGCAAATGGATGAATGGACCTCCTTGGTACACAAGATCATTATGCCTGAGAATGAAATGAAGATAGCATTTGTCGGTAAATATCTTGACCTTAAAGAATCATACAAATCTCTAACCGAAGCGTTGATACATGCCGGGGCAAATTTGGACACCAAAGTAAACATTAAATGGGTTGACAGTGAAAAAATCGAAGAAGAAAGTGTAGATAAGTTTTTACAGAATGTAGACGGTATCCTTGTAGCCGGAGGATTTGGTGAACGCGGAGTTGAGGGTAAGATCGAAGCGATCCGATATGCCAGAGAGAACAAAGTACCTTTCCTTGGTATCTGCCTAGGGATGCAGCTGAGCATGATAGAATTTGCCAGAAATGTTCTGGGACTCGAAGATGCAAACTCTGTTGAATTCGATAAAAAAACTACTAATCCGATCATTTATCTGATCGATGAATTTATTGATGCAAGCGGTTCAAAACAGGTACGTACCACAACGTCACCAATGGGTGGTACCCTCAGACTCGGTGAATATGAATGCGAGACCAAAGAGAACAGCAGACTCAGAGAAGCCTATGACAGTTCTGTGATCTATGAAAGACACAGGCACCGTTATGAGGCAAACCCTAAATACCGTGAAGCATTGGAAGCAAACGGTATGGAGATCACAGGTGAGTCACACGGACTGATCGAAGCAGTTGAGGTAAAAAACCATCCATGGTTCCTTGGTGTACAGTTCCATCCGGAATTTACTTCACGCCTGCAAAATCCAAATCCTGCTATTTTGGCATTTGTCAAAGCAGCAATGAATTCTGAAGTAGATGCCTGAAACATTAACGCCGGATGCGTTAGAAAGACTTCTAAGATCACGCTTTAAAGAGGGGTTCCTCTCTTTAAAAGATCTTCCCCATCCCCATACTTTCAAAGATATGCAAAAAGCGACGGATCGCATTACAGATGCGATCGGGAAAAAAGAGAAGATTGTGATCATCGGGGATTACGATGTTGATGGGGTTACTTCGACTACCTTGATGAAGCTCTTCTTTGAGGAGGTTGATTATTCTGTAGAATGGATCATTCCCAATCGCTTCAGGGATGGATACGGACTCTCACCAACAATGATTCCCCGTATTGAAGGATTTGATCTTGTCATTACAGTAGATAATGGTATCTCTGCAGTTGAAGCAGGAAAGATGTGCAAAGAAAAGGGAATCGATCTGATCATTACCGATCACCATCTGCTTCCCCCTGAAATTCCTGAAGCTTATGCTATTATCAATCAGAAACAGCCAGACTGTGCTTTTCCCTATGAAGAGATATGCGGAGCACAGATCACATGGTATCTTATTGCTTCATTGAAGAATGCTCTGGATGTGAAGATCAATATGATGGTCTATATGGAACTGGTCGCTATTGCGATCATTGCAGATATGATGCCTTTGAAACACATCAACCGTGCAATGGTCATTTCAGGGCTTAAAGCACTTTCCAAAAGTCAAAGGCCATCTATCAGAGCTTATAGAGAATATGTACAAAAAGAGTGGTTAAGTGCCGAAGATATCGGTTTTTTTCTCGCACCACTGCTGAATAGTGCAGGAAGAATGGAGGATGCCTCTTTTGCCGTAGAGTTTCTTCTATCGAGCAATATTTATGATGCGAGAGTACGTCTGCAGCGGCTGATCGATCTCAATGACTCCAGAAAAGAGACTGAAGAGACCATTACCAAAGAGGCACTATGCAGTGTGAATGAAAGTGAATCAGTAGTGGTAGTATCGGGAGAGAAATGGCATGAAGGCGTCGTGGGTATCGTAGCGGCACGTATAGCACGTGAATGTAAAAAACCCTGCATTGTACTGAGTGACAACGGTGAAGGTATGCTCAAAGGAAGTGGACGAAGTTTTGGAAATTGTGACCTTTTTGCAGTGGTAAGCAGGACACGACCTCTGCTTGAAAAGTTCGGCGGCCACTTTGCTGCTGTCGGACTAAGTCTTTCGCAAACGCAGTTTACACTATTCAGGGAGCAGTTGCAACACCATTTTAAAGAGGGTGATTTCACGACTGATATGATTGATCCTGAGATTGTCGGAGAACTTCTCTTTCGTGATATTTCATTTACTTTGACCCGGCTCATAAAGCAGTTCGAACCTTACGGTCAGGGAAACCCTGTACCTAAATTCATAAGTAAAAACGTACGTATACGACAGGCTTCTCCTATGGGAAAAAAGGGAAACCATCTTCGTTTTTTACTTGAGCAGGATGGTATTATGCATCATGCAGTACAGTTTAAAACAGAAGAGAGGTATGAAGTGGATACAATGGTAGATGTTGTATATACAGTCAATGAAAACCATTTCAGAGGCAATACAACACTGCAGCTGTTGGTAGATGAGATCAATATTTTTGAACAATAAATAATATTTTGATTAGTTATAATTAAATATATTTTAATGATAATAAAATCAATTTTTTTTATAAGAAAATTTATTTTTTATCTTATTTATTGTATTATCGTGTGTTAACCATATAAAAAAGGAGCTATTTTGGATAATAAAATATTAAAAGAGGGTATGGAGATTATTGATGCCCATATGAAGAGTGAGGGTATTTCACGAAGGGATGCTATCAAGCTATTTGGAACAGGTGGTGCAGCGATGCTTCTCGCAAGCGGTGCAACAACACAGGCAAGTGCCAGCAGCAGTGCGGCTAAAGCAAAAATAGTCATTATTGGCGGTGGATTGGCAGGTATGTCAACAGCAGCAAGATTGACAAATTCTTTGGATAATCCGGATATTACGGTAATCGAACCGGGAGATATTGCAACATCCTATCAGCCGGGACAGACACTGGTAGGTGCCGGTATCTGGGATGTATCGGAAGTGGTATATAAAACAGATGATTTTGTTCCTGACGGTGTGACGATTATCAAGGAAAAAGCAGTTGAGTTCGATCCGAAAAATAATATGGTAAAGACAAGCGGCGGGAAAACAGTAAAATATGATTATATGGTTATTGCTGCCGGTCTCAAACTTGATTATGCACGTATCGAAGGCCTTGGTATTGAGGGTACGATCACTTCGACCGGTGACCATTCACCTGTAAGCAAAGTTATCGGAAAGAACGGAATTGCTTCTATCTATTTCCAGAAAGGTTCGGCAGATACCTGGACTCAGATGCAGAAATTTATTGCAGAAGCAAAAAGCGGTAAAAAAGTAAAAGGTATCTTCACTCATCCCAATACACCGATAAAATGTGGCGGTGCTCCTAAAAAGATTATGTACTTGACAGATGCAAGACTGAGAGAAGCAGGTGCAAGAGAGAATGCTGAACTGACTTTCTATCCTAACGGCAGTAAAATGTTCGGTGTAAAAGAGTACCATGATGCGATTGTCAATCAGTTTGAAGCAAGAGATATGAAATGGAACTACAGACACAATCTTGTTGCTGTAGATCCGGTGAAGAAGATTGCTACATTTAACAGACACTGGAAAGAGAAAGGTGAATGGGATCCGGATCTTGAAGAGTATTCGATCGTTCCAAGAAGTGAAAAAGTAGAAAAAGAGTTTGATTTTATTCATATCACACCACCGATGATAGCACCTGAAGAGATCGCTGATTCACCTGTAGGTTCAGGTAAAGGCTGGGTTCCTGTACATAAAGAGACACTTCAGCATGTAAAATATCCTAATGTATTTGCACTGGGTGATATTGCAGCAGTTCCAATGGGTAAAACAGGAGGATCAGCAAGAAAACAGTATAAAGTAGTTGTTGACAATATTATCTCTATGATGGAAGGGAAAGAACCAACAGCCAAGTATGGAGGATATACGGTTTGTCCGTTGATCACAAGTATCGGTACAGTTATGCTTGCAGAGTTTGACTGGTCTAAAAAACCGACACCTTCATTCCCTCTTGATCCAACACAGGAAAGATATATCTGGTGGCTGCTTAAAGTCTATGCACTCAAGCCTATGACACAGTACGGTATGCTTTCAGGTAGAGCTTAAAGAAGAGAAGGAGAATGATATGAAAAAAACAACAATAGCACTTTTATCAGCAGCAGTAATTTTCGGATTGAACGGATGTGGTAACGATACACCGAGTTCATCAGCACCTAAAACATACAGTAAAACACCGGCAGAGGTTTATGCACAGTCTTGTAAAAAATGCCATGGTGAGCATGCAGAAGGGAATCCTAAGAAAAAAGGACCGGCATTGAATGACAGACAGGCAGGAGAACTTGAACTTGATCTGTATGATGTGAAAAACGGTGGTACAAACCAGTCCTCCGGAACGGAGCATGATATTATGGAGCACAATATGCAAAAGCTCATGGAAAAAGGGTATGACTATGACCCTAAAGCTATGGCAGAGTATATTGAGAAGAGTTTCTATAAGAGAGAAGTTTCAGAAGCACATTAAACCAATCTCCCAGAGAAGAAATCTCTCTTCTCTGGTCACCCCCCCTCTAAAAAATCTATCAAATTTTTCAAATACAACTGGCTTTATATAAAGTTATGATATTTTTATAAAAATTATAACAATAGTTTATGGGATGGTGTAATGAATAAAAAGCCGGGGTATGTATTTGTTTGGCCTATCGGTACCAGAATCATCCATTGGATGATGGCTCTCTCTTTTACGGCAGCATTTATTACCTCTTTTCATAAAAATCAGTTACATAGTCATGTGGCATTTGGTTTTATTTTCCTTATTATCCTTGTTTACAGGATCATTTGGGGTATTGTCGGTCCCCGATACGCAACTTTCAAGACCTTTAAACTGAGACTGTCAGAGTTAAAAGGTTATTTTGTAGAAAAAGTACGGAACAGATGGAGAAAGATACCTGCTGGACATAATCCTGCATCAAGCTGGTTTACAGTGTGGGCACTAATAGTAGGAACAGTTATTGTAATCTCCGGTCTGCTGCTCTATGGTGTAGAGGAAGCAAAAGGGTGTTTTCGGTTTTTAAATGAAGATTATTACCAGTATATGGATACTCTTACCATGTTGCACAAGTATGCTTCCTACCTTTTTGCTACATGGGTCATCATTCATATTACAGGTGTTTTGATAGAACAGTTCTGGCACCGTACCGGCATGGCTTTTGCAATGATAACCGGATATAAAAAAACAGAAGGGGAAGATACAAAAGTAAAAAGAAGTCTCTCTATTTTTGCCTATTTGATGATTTTGCTGGCGATAGTCACCTATTTTTTTATTGTCAGCAGCAATTATAATTACCTGACGTTACAAAAATACACCAATGTTGATTATGAAGAGGAACATCCTGACTACTATCATGAATGTGGGGAGTGTCATGTTGCATATCCCCCTTATCTTCTTCCACGAAGATCGTGGGAACGTATTATGGGAGCACTCGACAACCACTTTGGAGAAGAGATAACTGAAGCCAATATTACAAAACTGCAACAAGCTTCGATACTTGAATATCTGATACAACATGCGGCAGAGACAAGTAAGCGGGAAGCAGCGGTTAAAACTATGAAGTCCCTCGGGGAAAGACGACCCAAGGCGATTACCAAAACACCTTATTGGAGAGAAACGCATAAGCATATTCCAAAATATGTGTATAGACAGAAAAAGATAAAAGACAAGTCAAACTGTGCTGCATGTCATAGAGACTTTAAATACGGGAATCTGGAAGATATGAATATTTTGTACGATTTCTGAAATCACATTCCGTTTGTTTAGCACATATGGTTCAGCAATACTTTCTATTGAATAGGTAAACAGCCTAAAAAACGGTAGGCTGTATCGCTTCATTATTGACACCACCTGATTCATTGACTTCAAGCAGTTTTTTCCAGAGTTTACGGGCCATTGCCTGATAACGTTTTGATGTTTCACAGTTTGGAGCCAATACAGTGATAGGCAGACCGCTGTCTCCACCTTCTCTAATGGCAGGCTCTATCGGTATCTCTCCCAAAACTTCTGTTTGATATGCATCTGCAAGGGGTTGGGTTGTTCCTTTGCCGAAGATATCATACTCTTTTCCACTGTCTGGACAGATGAAACCGCTCATATTCTCTACAATACCGGCAATAGGTATATGCAACTGTGTGAACATATCCATACTTCGGATAGTATCATCCAGTGCTACTTTCTGAGGGGTAGTGACACATATACCGGAAGTGACCGGCAGGTTTTGTGCAAGAGCAAGTTGGGCATCGCCTGTACCGGGAGGCATATCAAAAAGAAGTACATCCAGATTTCCCCATGAAATATCTTCAAGCATTTGCTCGATCGCCTGTGTGACCATAGCCCCTTTCCAGATGAGAGAAGCCCCCTGTTCGACTAAAGAACCGATGGACATTACTTTTAGGTCATGTGCCAAAATAGGTTTAATGGTTTTTCCAAGAAAAATCGGCTGTTCTCCTTCAATGCCCATCATTCTTGGAATGTTCGGACCGTAAATATCTGCATCAAGCAGCCCTACGCGTTTTCCCTGCTGTGCCAGTGCAATAGCAAGATTGACAGTAGTGGTTGATTTTCCAACCCCGCCTTTTCCAGAGCTTACCATAACGAAGTTTTGAATATTGGGGAGAACATTTTTACCGTGTGAACTCGTCTCTCTGGGCATTTTCGGTTTCGTGATGGTAATATCTATCTGGAAATCTCCCAGAAAAGAGACTCTTTTAGTGATCTCTTCACGGAGTTGTGCTTCAATCTCCGGTGCAGAAGAAGGAATATCGAGCAGGATAGATACGCGTTCTTCCGAAACCGAAACCTCTTTGGTAAAACCAAAATCGACGATACTTTTCGTAAATCCGGGGTAAATGACTTGTGCCAGCTTCTTTTGAATATGCTCTTTGTTTATCATAAATATCCAACCTTTTAAAAATACTGGTAAACATTATATCTTTTATAAGTATATATTTTGCTATGATTACAGCATTAATTGGCAAGGGATGTTACGATGAAAAAAGAACTTTTGATATTTACAGCTATTTTCCTCTTTTTAACGATCGGTATGCATTTTAAAGAATGGACCTCTTATCCTGTAGAACACCTGATGGGGCTTGCAGATGCAGGAGCCTATGGCATAGGTCCCATCCACCCGCTGGTCTTCACGCTGGCTGTTTATATTGTTTTTGTATTGTTAAGAGGTATTGTCAGAATATTCAGGAGATAACTCTTCTGTATATGCAAAAAGGTTCATTTTGAACTAAGATGTACTACAGTTTTTGGTTTTTGGTTTTTGGTTTGGCCATTGCCTTTCCCGCTCTCATACCGCTGACCCAGGCAAAGTGAAAGTTGAATCCTCCCCTGTCTCCGTCAACATCAAGTATCTCTCCTGCAAAGTATAGACCGGGGATAATTTTTGATTCCATTGTTTCGGGGTCTATTTCTGTGGTATCTACACCGCCGGCAACTACTTCAGCTCCCTTGAATCCCCTGGTATCACTGATGCTCAGTTTGAGGTTTTTTATTGTGTAAACAAGCTTTCCTATCTCTTTTCGGTTCAGATCTTGTTCTGTCAGCGCTTTGCATTTGGACTGTTCAAGTATAATAAAGAGAAGTTTTTTGTTGAGTATACCCTGAAGCCAGAGGGCTATTGGTTTTTCACTTTGCTGTTGTACTCTTTTCATCAGGAGATTGGTAAGTTTCTCTTTGCTGAGTCCTGGCATCAGGTCGAGACTGAGTTCACAGTAGTCAAACTGTGCCAGCCGTAAGCTGACTTCACGGCTGATATCCAGGATGGCAAGTCCACTGATACCGTAGCTGGTAAAGAGCAGGTCACCTTTCCTCTCTGTAATATATTGTCCGTTGGCATAAAGTTTGGCTATACCTGCTATTTTGACACCTGCACATCTTTTGACCCACCCGTCATCTGAACAGAGCTGTACCAGTGAAGGGTGATGTGCAATGAGGCTGTGCCCCATTTTGGCTGCAAAGGCATAGCCTGCATTGGAGCCTCCCAGTTGCGGTGCGGCAGGAGAACCGGAGGCAATGAGCAGTTTTTGGCATCTTTTTGTCCCCTGGGTAGTTTCCAGAACAAAGAGATCCTTTTCTTTGCCAATACTGGTCACTGCACAGTCACAGTATATCTCCACGCCTGCTTTTTCTGCTTCATATGTTAAAAGATCGACCACACTGCCTGCCTGCAGTGACATTGGAAATATCTGGCCCTCTTTCCCTTCCGTAAGCTCAAGCCCTATGGAGGTGAAGAACTTTTCTACTACCGGGAAGTCATTTTCCTTGAGTACAGTTTCTACAAACTCAGGATTTTGTGAGTGAAAGCGGTTAGCGCTGATGCAGCGGTTTGAAATATTACACTTTCCATTCCCTGAAATGAGAATTTTTTTTCCTATTTTACTGTTTTGTTCAAGCAGGGTAACATTCATACCTTCTCTTGCACACAATATGGCTGCGGTGAGTCCGCTTGCCCCTCCCCCGACAACGATCATCTTGTGCAATCCTTTTTAGAAACTCTTTTCAACAACAAAGTTGGACTCTTTAAAACGGAGATTTGTATCAGTGACCACTCCTACGGGCATAATGAGTTTTCCTGTTGTTCTATTTACCTCTTCACTTGTTTTGTGAATAGGCATCAGTATGCTATCGGCCTCTTTACAGCCTGAAGTCAAAAACAGAAACCATAGACAGACTAGAGAGAGTAGACTTTTCTTTTTCATCATTTCTCTTTTTCTAAAAGAAGGAATACTCTTTTTTGGATGATTATAGCATACAATTAACATATCTATAGGTATTTATCTGCTATCATCAACGAAAAAAGAGGAGTGATTATGAGTGCATTGGTAGAGTTCAGCATGTTCCCGACAGAAAAGACACAAAGTAAGAGTGTGTTTGTAGCCAGAGTTCTGGATATCGTGGACAGAAGTGGTTTGGCGTACCAGTTGACACCGATGGGTACCATTATAGAAGCAGAAACAGTGCAGGAAGCACTGGATGTGATCAATGCTGCCTATGAGGAGCTTCAGAAAGAGTGCGGAAGGGTTTACAGCTCCATCAAGATTGACTGGAGAGAGGGACCTGTAGGCAGGTTGAATAAAAAAGTTGCATCTGTGGAAGAAAAACTTGGACGCAAGCTCAAAGCTTAGAAGAACAAATTGTAACTGTCTGCTGTGAAGCGCTTACAGTGGCAGTACAGCAAATATTATCTTTGCCGGTATTGCGTTTAGCGTTAAACAGCTAAAATTCGATATAATCATGCTAAATTTTCACAAGGATTTCAGATGTTATGTGCTGAAAGAATGCAGCGTATTGTACAGGCAATCATATTAGGGCTCATCATGGGGCTGGCAGGTTCAAAGATGTTCGCTGCTGCGTTCATACTGACCTTTGCTATGATGCTTATGCTCTTTATAGCCGGAGTTACGGGCTTCTGCCCGGGACTGATGATCCTGAAAAAAATATTCCCGCCGTGTGAGTGCGGAGAGACGAAGGAACAGTAATGTCAAATATATCCTATAAAGATGCCGGTGTCGATATTGATGCGGGAAATGAGTTCGTAGAAGCGATCAAAGCCGATGTCAAATCGACCTTTGACAGTAACGTTATAGGGGGTATCGGTTCGTTTGCCGGGGCATATGCTCTTCCAAGCGGCTATAAAGAGCCTGTGATCCTCTCTGCAACAGACGGGGTGGGAACCAAGCTTAAGATCGCTATAGAAAGCGGTAAGCTCAACACAGTAGGTATTGACCTGGTTGCAATGTGTGTGAATGACCTAATCTGTAATAATGGAGTACCGATGTTCTTCCTGGACTACTATGCGACAGGAAAACTGTTACCTGAGAATGCAAAAGATGTGGTTGCCGGTATTGCAGAGGGATGCCGTAGAGCAGAGTGTGCACTTGTTGGCGGAGAAACAGCAGAGATGCCGGGGATGTATTCGGAAAATGATTTTGATCTGGCAGGTTTTGCTGTTGGGATAGCAGAGCGAAGTGAGATGGATACTGTTGCCAATGTCAAACCGGGGCAGGTGCTTATTGCCATGCCAAGTTCCGGGGTGCACTCCAACGGCTATTCACTGGTAAGAAAACTTTTCTTTGATAAACTCGGTATGAGTCTTGAAACAGAGTTTGAAGGCAAGATGCTGCTTGAGACACTGTTGGAGCCGACACGTATTTATGTGAAAGAGTACAAATCCAACAAACAGCATATTAAAGCACTGGCACATATCACGGGAGGAGGGATTGTGGAAAATCTTCCAAGAGTACTTCCCGAAGGTATTAAAGCGGTTGTAAAAAAAGAGGATATCAGAATACTGCCCATCTTTGAATTTATGAGTCAGTATGTTGATGAAGAGGAGATGTACCGTGCCTTCAATATGGGTGTAGGGATGGTCTGGGTTGTCGAGCCTGAAAGTGTAGATG
Coding sequences within it:
- a CDS encoding YgaP-like transmembrane domain, producing the protein MLCAERMQRIVQAIILGLIMGLAGSKMFAAAFILTFAMMLMLFIAGVTGFCPGLMILKKIFPPCECGETKEQ
- the purM gene encoding phosphoribosylformylglycinamidine cyclo-ligase — translated: MSNISYKDAGVDIDAGNEFVEAIKADVKSTFDSNVIGGIGSFAGAYALPSGYKEPVILSATDGVGTKLKIAIESGKLNTVGIDLVAMCVNDLICNNGVPMFFLDYYATGKLLPENAKDVVAGIAEGCRRAECALVGGETAEMPGMYSENDFDLAGFAVGIAERSEMDTVANVKPGQVLIAMPSSGVHSNGYSLVRKLFFDKLGMSLETEFEGKMLLETLLEPTRIYVKEYKSNKQHIKALAHITGGGIVENLPRVLPEGIKAVVKKEDIRILPIFEFMSQYVDEEEMYRAFNMGVGMVWVVEPESVDAVLANTDGYVIGELVSGDRGVELI